A genomic segment from Triticum dicoccoides isolate Atlit2015 ecotype Zavitan chromosome 1A, WEW_v2.0, whole genome shotgun sequence encodes:
- the LOC119356897 gene encoding receptor-like protein 52, whose product MATSPCRASLVFLLLVLLVHWHGATAADERHLLIHIQHVWGDPPVLAAWNNGSGSGDHCSWPYVTCDAPSGRVVRLSLGNTNIRGPFPEAIGGLSGLTSLNLSYTNITGAFPTSVYRCPSLRHLDLSETYLGGELPARIGHALGENLTSLMLNGNYFTGTIPTSLSRLRNLQSLALDNNYLTGTIPAELGGLMGLEMLWLANNSFSTGELPASFKSLTRLKSFWAANCNLTGDFPGYVTEMPELEVLDLSVNHLTGSIPPGIWNLTKLRLLAIYANNLTGEVVVDGDFGALNLVMIDLSTNQRLSGPIPEVFGHLPKLQKLSLFNSSFSGEIPASLSKLPSPAEIRLYSSVTSWSTCACA is encoded by the exons ATGGCGACGTCACCATGCCGCGCgtccctcgtcttcctcctcctcgtgctGCTCGTGCACTGGCACGGCGCGACCGCCGCCGACGAGAGGCACCTTCTCATCCATATCCAGCACGTGTGGGGCGACCCGCCGGTGCTCGCGGCGTGGAACAACGGCTCGGGCTCGGGCGACCACTGCTCCTGGCCCTACGTGACCTGTGACGCTCCGTCCGGGCGCGTCGTGAGACTCTCCCTCGGCAACACCAACATCAGGGGGCCCTTCCCAGAAGCCATCGGCGGCCTCTCCGGCCTCACAAGCCTCAACCTCTCCTACACCAACATCACAGGCGCCTTCCCGACTAGCGTGTACCGATGCCCTTCTCTGCGGCACCTCGATCTGTCCGAAACCTACCTCGGCGGCGAGCTCCCCGCCCGCATCGGCCACGCGCTCGGGGAGAACCTTACCTCTCTGATGCTCAACGGCAATTACTTCACCGGTACCATCCCCACCTCCTTGTCCCGGTTACGGAACCTGCAGTCGCTGGCGCTGGACAACAACTATCTCACCGGCACCATACCGGCAGAGCTTGGTGGCCTGATGGGCCTCGAGATGCTTTGGCTCGCGAACAACTCGTTCAGCACCGGTGAGCTTCCGGCGTCGTTCAAGAGCCTGACCAGGCTGAAATCTTTCTGGGCGGCAAATTGCAACCTCACCGGCGACTTCCCGGGCTATGTGACGGAGATGCCGGAGTTGGAGGTGCTCGACCTCTCCGTCAACCACTTGACCGGAAGTATACCTCCGGGCATCTGGAACCTCACCAAGTTGAGACTTCTAGCTATATATGCAAACAACCTCACCGGagaggtcgtcgtcgatggtgattTCGGCGCGCTGAATTTGGTTATGATCGACCTGTCGACGAATCAGAGGCTAAGTGGGCCGATTCCGGAAGTCTTCGGTCACTTGCCGAAGCTGCAAAAACTGAGCTTGTTTAACAGCAGCTTCTCGGGTGAGATTCCGGCGAGCTtgagtaa GCTGCCATCGCCGGCGGAGATTCGGCTGTACTCCTCCGTAACCTCATGGTCCACATGCGCGTGTGCCTAA